The Halomicrobium zhouii genomic sequence GAACAGTATCGCGACGACGTAGAACGCCTTGGCGTCCGCGCCGCCGAAACTCCCCACGTACCAGAACGCCGTCGACAGCGGCACGATGAACCCGACGCTGATGGCCACCTGCAGGAAGAACAGCCGGTCGCCCGTCGCCCAGGCCTGCGGCGCTTCCCAGAGGAGGAGCACGACGGCCAGGACGGCCAGCGGTTTCCAGGTCCGGTTGGGGACGCGACGGGTCTTCACGTCGCGCCAGGCGGCCCACCCCAGGACCGGGACGGCGACGAGTCGGAGCAGGTCGGGCGTCGATGCAAGCACGATTCGGTGATGCGACCGGTCCGGTATAGCGTTTGCGGCGCTGCATACCGCTCCCCGATCAGCCGCGCTGACCGGGAGACTGACCGACGAGACGCTCGGCTCGCGTTCGGATCCCTCGAAGCATGCCGTGGGTCATGACGAACGAAACTGGATCCAGCACTCCGAGGGCGCTGAACCGGACGATCGGATTCTCGGGCAGTCGGATTCGCGAGCGGACGAGTAGTCGGGTCGTCGCCTCGTCAACCGGATGCAAGACGAACGACCAGACCCACCACGTCGGTTCTGCCGGTGTCTGGAGTACCAGTGAGCGATTCGGTTCGAACTCGACCACTTCGAGCGTCGCGTCGGGGAACCGGTCGGCAGTGCCGAGTCGAACGGTGTCACCCACTGCGAGACCTTGCCACTCGTCGACGATCCGGTCCGCGTTGTGAATGTCGAGGCCGGCGAGGTTCTCGGCCCACTCGTAGCTATAGAATCCACCGCGGTCCTGGCCTATCTGTCGAAGCCACGGCCAGATGGCGTCGGGGGGTGCGTCGATACGAATCGCCATGGTCGACTCGGCATCCGGGTCCGGAAGGCGGCGGTCACCGGGGAGTGACGCTTTGGCTTCCGTTTCGGAGGCCCCCCAGTTCAGCAGCCGCGGCCGAACGAGCGTCCAGTAGCCGACTCCGACTACGGCTGCGCCAACGATCCGTCGAAGGCGTCGCTTCTCCGTACCCGTCTCTGACGTAGCTGTCTGCTGTAACACGCGGTGGTCTGATTCACGAGGTGGGGCCATGATTCATCCTCGGTGTGAACGTACGTGGCGAGAACACCTGAACCAGGGGGTCACTCCGCCGTTCGGGTCCCGTTCGCGCTCCGTCTACCGAGCGGCACTCACTGCCGAGCAATCCGTTTGCAGACGGTCGAACGCGTGACTCCCGCCGTTCCGATTCTTCCAGCACCGGGGGCGACGCGAGAGCGACGAGAACGGCGATGGGTAGGTCTCTGGAGTGACCAGCTCGCACTCGAGCGATCAGATCGCGCTGTGCTCGCAGTAGCGCCGCCGAAACCCGGCACAGGCTACGGATTCCACGACGGCCGTTCGGTTCGAGTTACAGGCCGTCGCTAACTGTGATGACGGGAACAGGCGCAGACCGGACGGTCTTCTCAGTGACACTCCCGAGGAGGATTCGCTCGGTCCCACGCCGTCCCGTCGTCCCCATCACGACGGCGTTGATCTCGTTCGAGTCGATCGTATCGAGTATCTTCCGGACGGGTGAGCCGCGTTCGATGTGACGGACCGTGTTCCTGACTCCCACGGCCTCCGCCCTGGTGACGACGTCCTCGACGGCATCGGTCGCCGCCCGCTCACGGTCCTGGCTACCCTTGCTCGAACGAACGTCCACTCCGAGCGGTCCCTCCTTCACGACGGACAGCGCGTGAACGGTCGCGTCGAGAGCCGATGCGAGGGAGATGGCGTACTCGGCGGCACGAGCGGCGTCGTCGCTCCCATCAGTCGGTACCAGAATATTCTCGTAGGGAAACGTCAGCTGTTCGTCGGCGTGCATCCGCACTGTGAGAACAGGGACAGAAGCCAGACGGACGACCTTCTCGGTGACGCTTCCGAGAAGGTATCGTGACACTCCCTTCCGACCGTGCGTCGGCAGTACGATCAGGTCGTGGTCGTATCGCTCGGCGTACTCGACGATCATCGGCGCAGGATTCCCCTGGACGACGTCGGACTCGGAGTCCGAACCGAGCGTGTGCAGCGTCTTCTCCGCATCTTCGACGACGGCCTCGCCTTTCTGGACGAGCACGTCGACGGCCTGATTCTCGACGACGGTGACGCTATCGCGCGTCGTGTCCGCGACGAAGAGCACGTGGATCGTAGCGTCGCTCCAGTGAGCGATTTCGGCGGCGTGATGCAGCGCCGCCGCCGCCCCATCGCTTCCGTCGAACGGGAGCAGGATGTCCTCGTACATCTCTGTGAGTGGCTACGGGAATTACGTTCAAATGGCTTGTCACCGACCAGATTTCGACGCACGGACCCACTGTGCCCGGACCGCTCCAGTGGGGCGGTCTCGTTCCCGTGCCGCCCGTCCTGTCTCGGCTGAAACAGGAGTTCAGGCCGGACCGGGGAGTCACGCGACCGCGTGCTGGTGATTATACACGTGCGGTGAGAAATGCCGACACCGGGCACGAGGCCAGATGACCGACAGCGGACTCCTCGCATTCGTCACGTTCGGCGTAAGCATCGGAGCCCTGTGGCTCGGCGCGGACGCGTTCGTGTCGAACGCGGCGAGGGTGGCGCGCCGCTTCGGGCTCTCGGAGCTCGTCGTCGGCCTCACTGTCGTCGCGATGGGCACCTCGGCACCGGAGGCCGCCGTCAGTATCGACGCCGCGCTCGTCGGCAACGGGAACATCGCGGTCGCGAACGTCGTCGGTTCGAACCTCTTCAACGTCGGTATCGTTCTCGGCGGGACCGCCGCTCTCGTCGGCGTTCGAAGCTCCTCTCGAATGGTCCGCCGGGACGGACTGGCAATGGTACTCTCGGCAGTGCTGATGCTGGCG encodes the following:
- a CDS encoding SRPBCC family protein — protein: MAIRIDAPPDAIWPWLRQIGQDRGGFYSYEWAENLAGLDIHNADRIVDEWQGLAVGDTVRLGTADRFPDATLEVVEFEPNRSLVLQTPAEPTWWVWSFVLHPVDEATTRLLVRSRIRLPENPIVRFSALGVLDPVSFVMTHGMLRGIRTRAERLVGQSPGQRG
- a CDS encoding universal stress protein, which produces MYEDILLPFDGSDGAAAALHHAAEIAHWSDATIHVLFVADTTRDSVTVVENQAVDVLVQKGEAVVEDAEKTLHTLGSDSESDVVQGNPAPMIVEYAERYDHDLIVLPTHGRKGVSRYLLGSVTEKVVRLASVPVLTVRMHADEQLTFPYENILVPTDGSDDAARAAEYAISLASALDATVHALSVVKEGPLGVDVRSSKGSQDRERAATDAVEDVVTRAEAVGVRNTVRHIERGSPVRKILDTIDSNEINAVVMGTTGRRGTERILLGSVTEKTVRSAPVPVITVSDGL